A stretch of Paenibacillus peoriae DNA encodes these proteins:
- a CDS encoding flagellar biosynthetic protein FliO, which produces MDTQQGASDALSTSSNIGNIAWVLFVLIFIIVLIVYLIRFLSKRNQSWFSNRSVRILGGVGLGPNKSLQLVEVGSSVYLIGVGEDIQLVDKVSDPEEVEQILAALEQEASLQRGPIAPLFAKIADKLRRNNAAQQQPEEETSFHEMFESKLRQMPNRKDKLEKLRNEENTTDRSGDS; this is translated from the coding sequence ATGGATACACAACAGGGTGCCTCTGACGCATTGAGTACATCCAGCAATATAGGCAACATTGCCTGGGTCCTTTTCGTGCTAATCTTTATCATCGTACTGATCGTGTACTTGATACGGTTTTTGAGTAAAAGAAATCAGAGCTGGTTCAGCAACCGCTCCGTTCGCATACTGGGAGGCGTGGGACTGGGTCCCAATAAATCCCTTCAGCTTGTTGAAGTAGGTAGCAGTGTGTACCTCATTGGTGTGGGAGAAGATATCCAGCTTGTTGACAAAGTATCCGATCCTGAAGAAGTGGAGCAAATTTTGGCCGCACTGGAGCAGGAAGCTTCTCTGCAGCGCGGCCCGATTGCCCCGCTATTCGCTAAAATTGCGGATAAGCTTCGCCGGAACAACGCGGCACAGCAGCAGCCTGAAGAGGAGACATCTTTTCACGAGATGTTTGAATCCAAGCTTCGGCAAATGCCGAATCGCAAGGATAAACTTGAAAAGCTGCGCAATGAGGAGAATACTACAGATCGGTCGGGAGATTCATGA
- the fliP gene encoding flagellar type III secretion system pore protein FliP (The bacterial flagellar biogenesis protein FliP forms a type III secretion system (T3SS)-type pore required for flagellar assembly.), whose translation MRKKIILACLLLVLFSFISVTAASAEPIPNIDIQVGNSDKGQPGATSLSIILLITVISVAPALLVLMTSFTRIVIVLGFVRTSLGTQQMPPNQVLVGLALFLTLFIMAPTFSAMNETALQPYLKGDITQSQALDKASVPIKTFMFSHTREKDLLLFMKYTKMEKPKNYQDIPLTVMVPAYAISELKTAFQMGFMIFIPFLVIDIVVSSTLMAMGMMMLPPVMISLPFKILLFVLVDGWYLVVKSLLLSFNT comes from the coding sequence ATGAGAAAAAAGATTATACTTGCATGTTTGCTGCTTGTCTTATTCAGCTTCATTTCGGTGACGGCGGCCTCTGCGGAACCGATTCCGAACATTGATATTCAAGTCGGCAATTCGGACAAAGGACAGCCCGGTGCCACCTCGCTGTCTATTATTTTACTTATTACTGTCATTAGTGTAGCGCCCGCGTTGCTTGTACTTATGACAAGTTTTACGCGAATTGTGATTGTGCTTGGCTTTGTGCGAACTTCGCTGGGAACCCAGCAGATGCCGCCTAATCAGGTGCTTGTTGGACTGGCTTTGTTTCTCACTTTATTCATTATGGCACCGACGTTCTCAGCTATGAATGAAACTGCGCTTCAGCCGTATCTCAAGGGGGATATAACACAGTCTCAGGCGCTGGACAAGGCATCGGTACCGATCAAGACCTTTATGTTCTCTCATACACGTGAGAAGGATCTACTGCTCTTTATGAAATACACCAAGATGGAAAAACCAAAGAATTATCAGGATATTCCACTAACGGTGATGGTTCCGGCTTATGCAATCAGTGAGTTGAAAACGGCCTTTCAGATGGGCTTTATGATTTTCATACCATTTTTAGTTATAGACATTGTAGTGTCGAGTACACTCATGGCTATGGGGATGATGATGCTACCACCGGTAATGATTTCACTTCCTTTTAAAATACTGCTCTTTGTACTTGTAGATGGTTGGTATTTGGTAGTCAAATCGTTGCTTCTAAGTTTTAACACATGA
- the fliQ gene encoding flagellar biosynthesis protein FliQ, which produces MTSEFIISLAGQAVYIVLKVSAPMLILGLVVGLIISIFQATTQIQEQTLAFVPKIVAVLLALLLFGPWILTTLVDFTYNILDNLYKYIG; this is translated from the coding sequence ATGACTTCGGAGTTTATTATTTCCCTGGCTGGGCAAGCGGTGTACATTGTACTCAAGGTGAGCGCTCCGATGCTGATTTTGGGGCTAGTCGTGGGTTTGATTATCAGCATTTTTCAGGCGACAACCCAAATTCAGGAGCAGACACTGGCCTTTGTTCCGAAGATTGTCGCCGTATTGCTGGCATTGCTTTTGTTCGGGCCTTGGATATTGACCACATTAGTGGACTTTACGTATAACATTCTGGACAATTTGTACAAATATATAGGTTAG
- the fliR gene encoding flagellar biosynthetic protein FliR: MNILLQSFPVFLLIFCRITSFFVVAPIFSTRGVPNIFKVGISGFLALVVYLTYGTHQQVPTDVAYVLLVGREVLIGLLLGFTAYLFMTAIQTAGSFIDLQVGFGMASVFDPMTGASTPLTGNFKFAIAVLFFLSINGHHHLLNAILYSYDWVPLTNDFFVKLYGGSVTEFLVRSFAESFMLAFQIAAPIVVATFLTDVGLGFLAKTAPQFNIFVIGVPLKIIVGLFMLLLLMPSFAFIFERLFSVMFESMRNLLDIMGNRP, encoded by the coding sequence ATGAACATATTGTTACAAAGTTTTCCTGTTTTTTTGCTGATTTTTTGTCGGATTACCTCATTTTTTGTAGTAGCGCCTATTTTTTCGACCCGAGGTGTACCTAATATCTTTAAGGTCGGAATTTCAGGATTTCTAGCTTTGGTCGTGTATCTTACATATGGTACGCATCAACAGGTACCGACCGATGTAGCGTATGTGCTGTTAGTGGGCCGTGAAGTGCTGATTGGGTTGTTATTGGGATTTACTGCATATCTGTTCATGACAGCGATCCAAACCGCAGGCTCATTTATAGATTTACAGGTGGGGTTCGGAATGGCGAGTGTGTTTGATCCCATGACAGGGGCTTCAACGCCTTTAACAGGGAATTTTAAGTTTGCCATAGCTGTATTGTTCTTTTTAAGTATAAATGGGCACCATCATCTGCTAAATGCTATCTTATACAGCTATGATTGGGTACCGTTGACAAATGATTTTTTTGTAAAGCTGTATGGTGGCAGTGTAACTGAATTCCTGGTACGTTCTTTTGCGGAATCATTTATGCTGGCCTTTCAAATTGCTGCCCCCATTGTAGTAGCTACCTTTTTAACGGATGTGGGACTCGGTTTTTTAGCTAAAACAGCGCCACAATTCAACATTTTTGTCATTGGTGTACCTCTTAAAATTATTGTGGGACTGTTCATGTTACTGCTTCTCATGCCAAGTTTTGCTTTTATATTCGAAAGATTGTTTTCTGTGATGTTCGAATCCATGCGCAACTTGTTGGATATTATGGGTAATCGTCCTTAA
- the flhB gene encoding flagellar biosynthesis protein FlhB: protein MSGLEERSLSFKYAMNLQLFSGEKTEKATPKKKQDARQKGQVAKSMELPAAGVLLVTFFCLMIFGGYFKDHAVRLFRDIFVNRLSMEVTPNTTLLMMGEYGVQILIMLAPIFIGAIVIGIAANYMQIGFLLTGEGITPKFSKIDPIKGFKNIFSMRSLVEFLKSVLKMTVIGYLVYSVLWKTKADLPKLSEMSGDQMLSFTASLTMELGLKIGVVLFVLAVLDYMYQRYEHEKNLKMSKQDIKDEYKKMEGDPLIKGKIRERQRRMAMQRMMQEVPNADVIITNPTHFAVALKYDGSEMEAPQIIAKGQDYVALRIKEIAKQNGVITMENKPLARALFQRAEIGDAIPADLFQAVAEVLAYVYKLKGKVK from the coding sequence ATATCTGGTCTGGAGGAACGTAGTTTGTCATTTAAATATGCTATGAACCTGCAGTTGTTCTCAGGGGAAAAAACGGAAAAAGCTACACCCAAAAAGAAACAGGATGCAAGACAAAAAGGGCAGGTTGCAAAAAGCATGGAGTTGCCCGCCGCTGGTGTCCTGCTGGTTACGTTTTTTTGCCTCATGATTTTCGGCGGGTATTTTAAGGACCATGCGGTTCGACTATTTCGAGATATTTTTGTGAATCGGCTTTCTATGGAGGTAACGCCGAACACAACGCTGCTGATGATGGGCGAATATGGTGTGCAAATTTTGATTATGTTGGCACCTATTTTTATTGGGGCCATTGTCATTGGGATAGCAGCGAATTACATGCAGATCGGTTTTTTATTAACCGGAGAGGGCATTACGCCCAAGTTTAGCAAGATTGATCCGATTAAAGGATTCAAAAATATTTTTTCCATGAGGTCATTGGTTGAATTCCTGAAATCTGTTTTAAAGATGACCGTAATTGGTTATCTGGTGTACAGCGTACTCTGGAAAACAAAGGCTGACCTACCCAAACTGTCTGAAATGTCCGGCGATCAGATGTTGAGCTTTACAGCTTCATTAACGATGGAACTGGGGCTCAAAATTGGTGTGGTGCTGTTCGTTTTAGCGGTATTGGACTATATGTATCAACGTTATGAGCATGAGAAAAACCTGAAAATGTCCAAACAGGACATCAAGGATGAATACAAGAAAATGGAGGGTGACCCGCTGATCAAAGGGAAAATTCGCGAGCGTCAGCGCCGTATGGCTATGCAGCGTATGATGCAGGAGGTTCCTAATGCAGATGTCATCATTACCAACCCTACGCACTTTGCTGTGGCTTTGAAATATGACGGTTCGGAGATGGAAGCGCCGCAGATTATTGCGAAAGGGCAAGATTACGTTGCGCTCCGAATTAAAGAAATTGCCAAGCAAAACGGCGTTATAACGATGGAAAACAAGCCGCTGGCGCGGGCGCTGTTTCAAAGAGCCGAAATCGGGGATGCGATACCAGCTGATCTGTTCCAGGCCGTTGCCGAAGTGCTGGCGTATGTATATAAATTAAAAGGTAAAGTGAAATAA
- the flhA gene encoding flagellar biosynthesis protein FlhA has translation MKIKEITVLAGVIGIVLMMILPIPSWLLDILLVINISIALMILLVSMNTKEALQFSIFPSLLLITTLFRLALNISTTKLILGEGHAGEVVATFGSWIAGGQIAVGFVVFLILVVVQFIVITKGSERVAEVGARFTLDAMPGKQMSIDADLNAGLINEQQARERRSKIEREADFYGAMDGASKFVKGDAIASIIILIINLVGGFIIGMAVQGKGFQEALSTYSVLTIGDGLVSQIPALLISTASGLIVTRATSDGNLAEDLTGQLFSYPKLIYIVAATIALLGLFTPIHIITTLPLAILLFFAARRMQGNMERKQIADEQLEEEQQIEEVRSPESVINLLQVDPIEFEFGYGLIPLADTQQGGDLLDRIIMIRRQCALELGLVVPVIRIRDNIQLKPNEYVIKIKGNTVGGGELLLNHYLAMSPGYDDDSITGIETTEPAFGLPALWIDENTKDVAELSGYTVVDPPSVVATHLTETIKKHAHELLGRQETRSLVDNLKENYPVLVDDLIPSVLAIGDVQKVLAKLLKEKISIRDMVTIFETLADYGTYTKDPDVLTEYVRQALSRQITQQFAQQGETLRVITVGPGLEKKIAESVQQSEQGSYLALDPVSTQTVYQRMMEQINRLIQSGQQPIVLTSPTIRMYLRQVMERTMQDVPVLSYSELEPNVEIQSVGVVNL, from the coding sequence GTGAAAATAAAAGAAATAACTGTCCTTGCAGGCGTCATCGGTATCGTTCTTATGATGATTCTCCCGATCCCATCATGGCTGCTGGATATCCTACTCGTCATTAATATTTCTATTGCTTTAATGATTCTACTCGTTTCTATGAATACGAAGGAAGCTTTACAGTTCTCTATTTTCCCTTCATTGCTGCTCATTACAACGTTATTTCGTTTGGCACTTAATATCTCTACAACCAAACTTATTTTAGGTGAGGGCCATGCAGGGGAAGTAGTTGCTACGTTTGGTAGTTGGATTGCAGGAGGGCAAATTGCCGTCGGTTTTGTTGTCTTTCTCATTCTCGTGGTCGTACAGTTCATTGTTATCACCAAGGGATCTGAGCGGGTTGCTGAGGTAGGCGCACGGTTTACATTGGATGCAATGCCGGGTAAACAAATGAGTATTGATGCGGATCTGAATGCAGGTTTGATCAATGAGCAGCAAGCCCGTGAACGACGCAGTAAAATCGAACGGGAAGCAGATTTTTACGGAGCGATGGATGGTGCGAGTAAATTCGTTAAAGGTGATGCCATTGCTAGTATTATCATTTTGATCATCAACTTGGTCGGTGGCTTTATTATCGGTATGGCCGTTCAGGGAAAAGGATTTCAAGAGGCGCTGTCGACTTATTCTGTCCTCACCATCGGTGACGGACTGGTCAGTCAGATTCCCGCACTGCTCATATCCACGGCGTCAGGCTTGATTGTTACGCGGGCTACGTCAGATGGCAACTTGGCAGAGGATTTAACTGGACAACTCTTTTCTTATCCAAAACTGATCTACATTGTGGCTGCCACAATTGCATTATTAGGGCTTTTCACACCTATTCATATCATTACAACTCTTCCACTGGCGATTCTGCTGTTTTTTGCGGCTCGAAGAATGCAGGGCAATATGGAGCGCAAGCAGATAGCCGATGAACAGCTGGAAGAGGAGCAACAAATTGAAGAAGTCCGTAGTCCGGAAAGTGTCATTAATTTGCTTCAGGTAGATCCAATTGAATTTGAATTTGGATACGGGTTAATTCCGCTGGCGGATACACAGCAGGGCGGGGATTTATTAGATCGGATTATTATGATCCGTCGTCAATGTGCTTTGGAGCTAGGTCTGGTTGTGCCGGTCATTCGTATTCGGGACAACATTCAGCTCAAGCCAAACGAGTATGTAATTAAAATTAAAGGTAATACCGTGGGCGGCGGAGAGCTTCTGTTAAATCATTACCTGGCTATGAGTCCGGGATACGACGATGATTCTATTACAGGAATCGAAACGACGGAACCAGCCTTCGGATTGCCTGCGCTCTGGATTGATGAGAACACCAAGGATGTTGCGGAATTATCTGGTTATACCGTAGTTGATCCACCTTCAGTTGTAGCTACTCATCTTACGGAGACGATCAAGAAACATGCTCATGAGTTGCTTGGCAGACAGGAAACACGGTCGCTGGTCGACAATCTCAAAGAGAATTATCCAGTGCTGGTGGACGACCTTATTCCTTCTGTGCTTGCGATTGGGGATGTACAAAAAGTGCTGGCCAAGCTATTGAAAGAAAAAATCTCCATTCGCGATATGGTGACTATTTTCGAAACACTAGCTGACTACGGTACTTATACAAAAGATCCCGACGTGCTGACTGAATATGTCCGTCAGGCGTTGTCCCGTCAGATTACGCAGCAATTTGCCCAACAAGGGGAGACGTTACGCGTTATTACAGTGGGACCAGGATTGGAGAAGAAAATTGCTGAAAGCGTGCAACAGTCGGAGCAAGGTAGCTATTTAGCTCTAGACCCGGTGTCAACGCAAACGGTGTATCAAAGAATGATGGAGCAAATCAACCGTCTCATTCAATCTGGACAGCAGCCTATTGTGTTAACGTCACCGACAATTCGTATGTATTTGCGGCAAGTGATGGAGCGGACGATGCAGGATGTCCCAGTGCTGTCGTACAGTGAGCTGGAGCCGAACGTTGAAATTCAAAGTGTCGGGGTGGTGAACTTATGA
- the flhF gene encoding flagellar biosynthesis protein FlhF has product MRVKRYVVDTMPEAMLQIRGDLGTDAVILSTKEMKVGGFMGMFSKKKIEVVAAVEEKQPQKPRRFGLSSQELAQAASSSMNAPEQPEKSFMPVVPRQAAPEAYRRVTQMTGGSKEEQAELMIDAEQAASATEHLSSRSANNLETTSQALDHEALLSNMKSSSELFKQPIEASVPDKSGAEENQALLNELREMKTMMTRFSRNSSMESTWPEPLQEICERVLEQEVERDLLEYWLEQVYVRRSEHPFAPETFDWEQAFREEVASFIQTRLDKGISKDTKIVYVAGPTGVGKTTTIAKLAAEQLFKHHRKVGFITSDTYRISAVEQLRTYATILNVPLEVVQSPGDVHRAIQRLEHCDLILMDTAGRNYRNELLVSELQSLLSPINESETYLVLSLTSKSKDMLNITGHFSKFGLGKVVFTKMDETGSCGGMFNLLHQFPMQLAYITNGQNVPDDLLHPDTEMVTSMLLGPKTSTGVNGDSI; this is encoded by the coding sequence ATGAGAGTGAAACGATATGTAGTGGATACCATGCCAGAAGCTATGCTGCAAATCAGGGGTGACTTAGGAACAGACGCCGTCATTTTAAGTACAAAGGAAATGAAGGTCGGCGGTTTCATGGGAATGTTCAGTAAAAAGAAAATCGAAGTGGTAGCTGCGGTAGAGGAGAAGCAACCTCAAAAGCCACGACGTTTTGGACTATCTTCACAAGAGCTTGCCCAGGCGGCTTCATCTTCAATGAATGCTCCTGAACAGCCAGAAAAATCATTTATGCCTGTGGTTCCCAGACAAGCTGCTCCAGAAGCTTATCGGCGGGTAACGCAGATGACGGGTGGTTCCAAAGAAGAACAAGCTGAATTAATGATCGATGCAGAACAAGCAGCTTCAGCAACTGAGCATTTGTCATCTAGGTCTGCTAATAATCTGGAGACTACGTCTCAAGCACTTGATCATGAAGCATTACTTTCGAACATGAAATCATCCAGTGAACTGTTTAAACAGCCCATTGAAGCAAGCGTTCCAGACAAGAGCGGAGCGGAGGAAAATCAGGCTCTGCTTAATGAATTGCGGGAAATGAAGACTATGATGACTCGGTTTTCCCGAAACTCTTCAATGGAAAGTACTTGGCCGGAGCCGCTGCAAGAGATTTGTGAGCGTGTGCTGGAACAGGAAGTGGAACGTGATTTACTGGAGTATTGGCTCGAACAGGTATATGTGCGTCGGAGCGAGCACCCTTTTGCGCCTGAAACTTTCGATTGGGAACAAGCCTTTCGTGAGGAAGTGGCCAGTTTTATTCAGACAAGACTGGACAAAGGGATCTCCAAAGATACCAAAATTGTGTATGTGGCAGGTCCTACCGGAGTAGGGAAAACAACAACCATTGCCAAGTTAGCAGCAGAACAGTTGTTTAAGCATCATCGCAAAGTTGGATTTATTACTTCTGACACGTACCGGATTTCAGCCGTCGAGCAACTGCGAACATATGCTACGATTTTGAATGTACCGCTTGAAGTTGTGCAATCTCCTGGTGACGTCCACAGAGCCATTCAACGGCTGGAACATTGTGACCTGATCCTCATGGATACCGCAGGACGAAATTATCGTAATGAATTACTTGTTTCGGAACTGCAAAGTCTGCTTTCGCCTATTAATGAAAGTGAGACGTATCTGGTACTCAGCCTGACATCCAAAAGTAAAGATATGCTCAATATAACTGGACATTTCAGCAAGTTTGGTCTCGGTAAGGTTGTATTTACTAAGATGGACGAGACAGGTAGCTGCGGTGGAATGTTTAATCTTTTGCATCAATTTCCTATGCAACTGGCCTATATTACCAATGGACAAAATGTTCCTGATGACCTGCTTCATCCCGATACAGAAATGGTCACAAGCATGCTGCTTGGACCCAAAACATCAACAGGAGTTAACGGAGATTCCATATGA
- a CDS encoding MinD/ParA family protein, whose protein sequence is MSDQAQSLRQMASSLDKYRLPPRSRQAKIITITSGKGGVGKSNFTLNFALALQSLGRRVLVFDADIGMANIDVLMGANSQYNLLHLLKREKSIDEIIQTGVGGLPYIAGGSGLSELFTLSDDDLNYFAEEVEKMAADMDYILFDTGAGLSKENLKFITSADECLVVTTPEPTSLTDAYALIKVVSGLQKDTVFKIIVNRADNDNEARQVADKIALVAKRFLEIDIPLLGHISDDTHVMQAVKRQVPFMVAFPGCAASRDVLNLAHRFAAMPQIPQSGALSGIKGFMQKWLRRSVH, encoded by the coding sequence ATGAGTGACCAAGCCCAATCACTTAGACAAATGGCTTCTTCCTTGGATAAATATCGATTGCCCCCACGTAGTCGTCAAGCAAAAATTATAACGATCACCAGTGGTAAAGGCGGGGTGGGCAAATCCAATTTCACGCTGAACTTTGCTCTTGCTCTGCAATCCCTTGGTCGAAGGGTACTTGTGTTTGATGCTGATATAGGTATGGCCAATATTGATGTATTAATGGGAGCCAATTCACAATACAATCTTTTACATCTGCTAAAACGTGAGAAATCAATTGATGAAATTATTCAAACGGGTGTAGGTGGTTTGCCTTATATTGCTGGAGGATCGGGTTTGAGCGAATTGTTTACGTTATCGGATGACGATCTGAATTATTTTGCCGAAGAAGTAGAGAAAATGGCGGCAGATATGGATTATATTCTATTTGATACAGGTGCAGGTTTATCCAAAGAAAACCTTAAATTCATCACTTCAGCTGACGAATGCCTGGTTGTAACTACACCGGAACCTACGTCCTTAACAGATGCGTATGCGCTAATTAAAGTCGTCAGCGGTTTGCAAAAGGATACGGTATTCAAAATTATAGTCAATCGTGCCGATAACGATAATGAGGCCCGTCAAGTTGCCGATAAGATCGCACTGGTTGCGAAACGCTTTTTGGAGATCGATATCCCGTTGCTTGGACATATCAGTGATGATACTCATGTCATGCAAGCAGTCAAAAGGCAAGTACCATTTATGGTTGCTTTTCCGGGATGTGCGGCTTCAAGAGATGTATTGAATCTGGCACACCGTTTTGCAGCAATGCCACAGATTCCGCAATCAGGTGCATTGAGTGGAATTAAAGGGTTTATGCAAAAATGGTTGCGGCGTTCTGTACATTGA
- a CDS encoding chemotaxis protein CheB translates to MCAYRVLVVDDSAFMRKIITDLIVRDESFNIVGTAANGKEAVEKVKELQPDLVTMDVEMPEMNGLEALPLIMAAHPLPVIMLSGINEQGMKETIMALEAGAFDFIRKPSIAHAQDIEQVSKALLEQMHTAMQAVRSRLERKEANERKAALEQAKKTPQQKPPGQAVTEKRSGSQASTDKSPVVPLAPSPAVSAQPKRDVGKSAPAVAKQETKRQQSGTSVTAGRIEQQPAAQPSNKSVQAPTVQKKEDLSKGIGRTPGQLNSTTTAAGKSLHGKDKAGLVKPEPHKTVISSATRTPAAATPPVAAPTVPAAPKGLSLKKGVHTSNFRKLVAVGCSTGGPRALKTLLERIPGDFPAPIVIVQHMPPNFTRSLAQRLNTLSPLRVVEAEQGMTLETGTAYIAPGGYQLRIVPGAGGKYTVSLKTEEARNGHRPSVDTMFESLLSLTSLERHLVLLTGMGSDGAKMMKKLYDAGVQSTFAENEETCVVYGMPRSAVELKCVRHLLPMQEIAPKLVQVVK, encoded by the coding sequence ATGTGTGCTTACCGGGTGCTGGTTGTAGATGATTCGGCCTTTATGCGCAAAATTATTACAGATTTAATTGTAAGGGATGAGTCGTTCAACATCGTAGGTACAGCCGCCAATGGCAAAGAGGCTGTAGAGAAAGTGAAGGAATTGCAGCCCGATTTGGTCACCATGGATGTCGAGATGCCTGAAATGAATGGTCTTGAAGCATTGCCATTGATTATGGCAGCCCATCCGCTACCTGTAATTATGCTGTCAGGCATTAATGAACAAGGCATGAAGGAGACCATCATGGCTCTGGAGGCAGGAGCTTTCGATTTTATAAGAAAGCCTTCCATCGCTCATGCGCAAGATATTGAGCAAGTGAGTAAGGCGCTGCTGGAACAGATGCACACTGCTATGCAAGCAGTGCGGAGTCGTCTGGAGCGCAAGGAAGCTAATGAGCGCAAAGCTGCATTGGAACAAGCGAAAAAAACGCCACAGCAAAAGCCTCCAGGACAGGCTGTGACTGAGAAGCGATCAGGCAGTCAAGCTTCGACAGACAAGTCTCCTGTTGTTCCGCTTGCTCCTTCACCTGCTGTATCAGCTCAGCCGAAGCGTGATGTTGGCAAGTCCGCCCCGGCAGTAGCCAAGCAGGAAACTAAACGACAACAGTCTGGAACATCTGTTACAGCGGGGCGCATAGAACAGCAGCCAGCTGCTCAGCCAAGCAATAAGTCAGTCCAAGCACCTACTGTTCAGAAGAAGGAAGATTTGTCCAAGGGGATAGGACGAACACCAGGGCAACTAAACAGTACTACTACGGCCGCTGGCAAATCGCTGCATGGTAAGGATAAAGCAGGCTTGGTTAAGCCGGAGCCCCATAAGACGGTGATTTCATCAGCTACTCGTACTCCTGCGGCTGCTACGCCTCCAGTAGCGGCACCTACAGTTCCTGCCGCACCTAAGGGATTGTCACTTAAAAAAGGTGTGCACACGTCCAACTTTCGCAAACTAGTGGCGGTGGGATGTTCTACGGGCGGTCCGCGGGCGCTTAAGACGCTGTTGGAACGCATTCCTGGTGATTTTCCTGCTCCAATCGTTATCGTTCAGCATATGCCGCCAAACTTCACTCGTTCGCTGGCACAACGCTTAAACACGTTAAGTCCACTCCGAGTTGTGGAGGCTGAGCAGGGAATGACGTTGGAGACTGGAACGGCCTACATTGCCCCAGGGGGATATCAACTAAGAATTGTACCAGGAGCTGGTGGTAAATACACTGTGTCACTGAAGACGGAGGAAGCTCGCAATGGTCACCGTCCTTCCGTAGATACGATGTTTGAATCGTTGCTCTCGTTAACCTCGTTGGAGCGGCATCTAGTATTGCTCACTGGAATGGGGAGCGACGGGGCCAAAATGATGAAGAAGCTTTATGATGCTGGGGTACAATCCACATTTGCTGAAAATGAGGAAACTTGTGTAGTGTACGGAATGCCCCGCTCAGCAGTAGAGTTAAAATGTGTGCGTCACCTTCTGCCAATGCAGGAGATCGCCCCCAAGCTTGTACAAGTTGTGAAATAA